A single window of Halobacillus naozhouensis DNA harbors:
- a CDS encoding rhomboid family intramembrane serine protease, giving the protein MFVRTESFKEFLRFYPIVSGLVAINLLLWLCIYVFQFSFALDMLRAGVGNNYLVAQGEYWRLITPIFLHGGFAHALFNSFSLVLFGPALEQMLGRLKFISVYLLAGIAGNIGTYIVAPNAFYQHLGASGAIFGIFGIYVFMVLFRKHLIGSANSQIIMVIFILGLFMTFTRPNINVVAHVFGLIGGFAMAPPFLRKAKPFSIGVNRGRHKNKSQSGAGFNPNRWNRRSVRRKGYGKNILWGIIIFLVLLALANNI; this is encoded by the coding sequence ATGTTTGTTAGAACAGAAAGTTTCAAGGAATTTCTAAGATTTTACCCTATCGTATCAGGACTTGTTGCCATTAACCTCTTATTATGGCTGTGCATTTATGTTTTTCAGTTTTCATTTGCTCTCGACATGCTGCGTGCCGGGGTGGGGAACAACTACCTTGTAGCCCAAGGTGAGTATTGGCGCCTCATAACCCCTATTTTTCTGCATGGCGGATTTGCCCATGCCCTGTTCAATTCCTTCTCACTCGTCCTATTTGGGCCAGCTCTTGAACAGATGTTAGGCAGATTAAAGTTCATCAGCGTTTATCTTCTTGCCGGGATCGCCGGAAATATCGGAACATACATTGTTGCGCCAAATGCTTTCTACCAGCATCTTGGAGCATCAGGTGCCATATTTGGCATTTTCGGCATTTATGTATTCATGGTTTTGTTCCGCAAACACTTGATCGGTTCAGCCAATTCACAAATCATTATGGTCATTTTTATCCTTGGATTATTTATGACCTTTACGCGACCGAATATTAATGTCGTGGCCCATGTATTCGGTCTAATCGGCGGCTTCGCCATGGCTCCTCCTTTTCTCAGAAAGGCTAAACCCTTTTCCATTGGGGTCAACCGGGGGAGACATAAGAACAAGAGTCAAAGTGGTGCAGGATTTAACCCAAATCGATGGAATAGACGTAGTGTAAGAAGAAAGGGATACGGAAAAAACATACTTTGGGGGATCATTATCTTTCTTGTTCTGCTGGCCCTTGCTAATAACATTTAA
- a CDS encoding SDR family oxidoreductase, with protein sequence MRVLVIGANGKVGKHIVDKLSDYGHEPVPMVRDTDQFPHFEEKGHKPVLGDLEKDFDSAFYNIDAVIFAAGSGPHTGADKTILIDQEGAIKAIERSKYFGIKKFVILSSIAADRPESTPDTIKHYMFAKHRADEHLKQSGLTYTIVRPGILTNNSGTGKVKLQKHVPGFEKIPREDVAETISFLLSESQALNKSFDLVSGEQRIQETLTN encoded by the coding sequence GTGCGTGTCTTAGTAATAGGAGCAAATGGTAAAGTAGGAAAACATATCGTAGATAAACTAAGTGATTATGGCCACGAACCAGTTCCTATGGTCCGGGATACTGATCAATTCCCGCATTTTGAGGAAAAGGGACATAAACCAGTGCTTGGCGATCTGGAAAAAGATTTTGACTCAGCGTTTTATAATATAGATGCGGTTATTTTCGCGGCTGGATCCGGTCCGCATACGGGCGCTGATAAGACGATTCTGATTGACCAAGAAGGGGCTATCAAAGCTATCGAGCGTTCGAAATATTTTGGAATTAAGAAATTCGTGATATTAAGTTCGATCGCTGCCGATCGACCGGAATCTACTCCCGATACGATCAAGCATTATATGTTTGCCAAGCATAGAGCTGATGAACACTTGAAACAGTCAGGCTTGACTTATACGATTGTCCGACCAGGTATATTAACGAATAATTCAGGCACAGGGAAAGTTAAACTTCAGAAGCATGTTCCCGGTTTTGAAAAAATTCCTCGTGAAGATGTAGCCGAGACAATTTCTTTTTTACTGTCTGAATCTCAAGCCTTAAACAAGAGTTTTGACCTAGTTAGTGGTGAACAGCGCATTCAAGAAACTTTGACAAATTAG
- a CDS encoding DMT family transporter, with protein sequence MDKPPFHPYFMLAIGVLSISTSAILVKLAGDAPASMIAFYRLVLAVIIMLPYVMWNHTHEFKEISSKEWVLATFAGIFLASHFILWFESLNYTSVASSVILVSMQPLFAFLGTFLFFKERFTAGALLSMVIAVTGSVIISSGDFRISGMALVGDILALLGAVMVTAYFLLGQNLRRRLSLLFYTFIVYGVAALSLFIYNLVLNYSFTGYSGHQWLIFLALAIVPTFFGHTLFNASLRWISTSTISMGILLEPIGASILAYVVLDEQISWYQWLGGSIVLFGLMLFIVSTKKLRKPKITHNSHNS encoded by the coding sequence TTGGATAAGCCTCCCTTTCATCCATATTTCATGTTAGCAATTGGTGTACTATCTATTTCAACCTCAGCTATATTGGTTAAACTGGCCGGGGACGCTCCAGCTTCCATGATCGCTTTCTATCGGTTGGTGCTTGCTGTGATTATTATGCTCCCCTACGTTATGTGGAACCACACCCATGAGTTCAAAGAAATTTCTTCAAAAGAATGGGTATTAGCTACTTTTGCAGGTATCTTCCTGGCTTCACACTTTATATTATGGTTTGAATCCCTAAATTATACGTCAGTTGCCAGCTCTGTAATCCTCGTATCTATGCAGCCTCTATTCGCATTTCTAGGAACATTTCTGTTTTTTAAAGAGCGTTTCACTGCAGGGGCTTTACTAAGCATGGTTATCGCTGTAACAGGAAGTGTGATTATTAGTTCAGGTGATTTCCGAATTAGTGGAATGGCACTGGTTGGAGATATCCTCGCCCTTCTTGGGGCAGTGATGGTGACAGCCTATTTTCTGTTAGGACAGAACTTAAGAAGGCGACTTTCCTTGCTATTTTATACCTTTATTGTGTACGGGGTCGCCGCGCTTAGTTTATTTATTTATAACCTGGTACTTAACTATTCCTTTACGGGATACTCCGGTCACCAATGGCTGATATTTTTAGCGCTGGCCATTGTACCAACTTTTTTTGGTCATACGCTGTTTAATGCGTCTTTAAGATGGATCAGCACCTCTACCATCTCCATGGGCATACTTTTAGAGCCGATCGGGGCCTCCATTCTCGCTTACGTGGTGCTCGATGAACAAATCTCCTGGTATCAGTGGCTCGGAGGATCCATCGTTCTATTTGGACTTATGCTCTTTATTGTTAGTACCAAAAAATTAAGAAAACCAAAAATTACACATAATTCCCATAACTCTTAA
- the acpS gene encoding holo-ACP synthase, with protein MIKGIGIDIVEIDRIKQSIKRNARFVQRILTRNEQERYHQLTKHRGAEFLAGRFAAKEAFSKAVGTGLGKLSFQDIEVKTNKDGAPIIHVKEYEHLEIWVAISHSKSQAVAQIVLEDRANDIIT; from the coding sequence ATGATTAAGGGGATTGGCATTGATATTGTTGAAATTGATCGTATTAAACAAAGTATAAAGCGAAATGCTCGCTTTGTTCAAAGAATATTAACCAGGAATGAACAGGAGCGGTATCATCAGTTAACGAAACACCGAGGTGCAGAATTTCTCGCGGGTCGTTTTGCGGCGAAGGAAGCTTTCTCTAAAGCTGTTGGAACGGGGCTCGGAAAGCTCAGTTTTCAAGATATTGAAGTGAAAACGAATAAGGACGGAGCTCCCATTATACATGTGAAGGAATATGAACACCTCGAGATATGGGTAGCTATCTCGCATAGTAAGAGTCAAGCTGTAGCGCAAATCGTCCTTGAAGATAGAGCAAATGACATAATTACATAG
- a CDS encoding glutaredoxin family protein: MIGHEVIVYTSNDCVQCEKVLAKLSKWNIAFEERNISKDERHFKDLKAQRIYATPATFFNSEKILGYQERRLRRALGIPYDATFQKTSNISS, encoded by the coding sequence ATGATCGGTCACGAGGTTATAGTGTACACCAGTAATGACTGTGTGCAATGTGAAAAGGTATTAGCAAAATTGAGTAAATGGAATATAGCTTTTGAAGAACGTAATATTTCTAAGGATGAGAGGCATTTCAAAGATTTAAAAGCACAACGAATCTATGCTACGCCTGCTACCTTTTTTAACAGTGAAAAGATTCTTGGTTATCAAGAACGCAGGTTGAGACGAGCGCTAGGTATCCCGTACGACGCAACATTTCAAAAAACTTCAAATATATCATCATAA
- a CDS encoding DEAD/DEAH box helicase, with protein MTTFNSLGLSNPVLKALNNMGFEETTPIQEQTIPLGLQGKDVIGQAQTGTGKTAAFGIPMIEKINKDIKSVQGLVIAPTRELAIQVAEEVNRLGKYKGVRTLPIYGGSNMERQIRALRDNQIVVATPGRLLDHIRRKTIKLENVHTAVLDEADEMLNMGFIDDIRDILKSLPEHRQTLLFSATMPKEIRNIATTLMKKPEEVKVKSKEMTVENIDQYYLEIPEKHKFDTLTRLLDIHAPALAIVFGRTKRRVDEVSDGLQARGFRAEGIHGDLTQGKRMSVLNKFKKGRIEILVATDVAARGLDISEVSHVYNFDIPQDPESYVHRIGRTGRAGRKGESVSFVTSREKAQLNLIEKLTKKKVERMNVPSSDEARRGQQQVAVEKLTGAVGNKDLDKYRQSASELLEQHDASDLVAAALKMLTKERSEVPVRLSSVQPISVKGARGGGKGKGGNKPYRKDGKRNFKKHSNKSRNFKGKGNRGFQNKGRNSNAK; from the coding sequence GTGACAACATTCAATTCATTAGGATTATCCAATCCGGTGTTGAAGGCTTTAAACAACATGGGGTTTGAAGAAACGACACCTATTCAAGAGCAAACCATTCCTCTTGGGTTACAGGGGAAAGATGTCATCGGCCAAGCGCAAACGGGAACAGGTAAAACAGCTGCATTCGGAATACCGATGATCGAGAAAATAAACAAAGATATCAAGTCTGTTCAGGGGCTGGTGATCGCGCCGACGCGTGAATTAGCCATTCAAGTAGCTGAAGAAGTAAACCGGCTTGGTAAATATAAAGGGGTACGCACACTTCCGATTTATGGTGGGTCGAATATGGAACGCCAAATTCGTGCACTTCGAGACAACCAAATCGTTGTGGCAACTCCTGGTCGTTTACTTGATCACATCCGTCGTAAAACGATTAAACTTGAGAACGTTCATACAGCTGTGTTAGATGAAGCAGACGAAATGTTAAACATGGGTTTCATTGATGACATTCGTGACATCCTTAAGTCTCTTCCAGAGCACCGTCAGACGTTGCTTTTCTCAGCTACCATGCCTAAGGAAATCCGCAACATCGCCACAACGCTCATGAAGAAACCTGAGGAAGTTAAAGTGAAATCAAAGGAAATGACAGTCGAAAATATCGATCAATACTACTTGGAGATCCCGGAAAAGCATAAGTTCGACACGTTAACACGCCTTCTGGATATTCACGCTCCAGCATTAGCGATCGTGTTTGGCCGTACGAAACGACGTGTAGATGAAGTTTCAGATGGCTTACAAGCTCGTGGTTTCCGTGCTGAAGGTATTCACGGTGACCTCACTCAGGGCAAACGCATGTCCGTATTGAATAAATTCAAAAAAGGCAGAATCGAGATCCTTGTAGCAACAGATGTTGCTGCTCGCGGACTTGATATTTCTGAAGTATCACATGTTTACAATTTTGACATTCCTCAGGATCCTGAAAGCTATGTCCACCGTATTGGACGTACTGGCCGTGCAGGCCGCAAAGGGGAGTCTGTTTCTTTTGTAACATCACGTGAGAAAGCACAACTCAACTTAATTGAGAAGCTTACGAAGAAGAAGGTTGAGCGCATGAATGTACCTTCTTCTGATGAAGCACGTCGTGGACAACAGCAAGTTGCTGTAGAAAAACTGACTGGTGCTGTAGGTAATAAAGACCTCGATAAGTATAGACAATCAGCAAGTGAATTGCTTGAGCAACACGATGCGTCTGACCTTGTGGCGGCAGCTTTAAAAATGCTCACAAAAGAGCGCAGTGAGGTGCCGGTTCGTTTGTCCTCTGTCCAGCCTATCAGTGTAAAAGGGGCACGCGGCGGTGGAAAAGGAAAAGGCGGTAATAAGCCTTACCGTAAAGACGGCAAGCGCAATTTCAAAAAGCACAGTAATAAGTCCCGTAACTTTAAAGGAAAAGGGAACCGCGGTTTCCAAAATAAAGGGCGTAACTCGAACGCTAAATAA
- a CDS encoding YppG family protein, translating into MNEKVELIVYTYTYPYNSYYPYCQPDSRTNTSPPYYNHYNPYGNFASPPNAMWNQGMYAYNNPYTYGYGQQGYNEGEPAAASKSSVVSYFQDEQGQLDFDKMMSTTGQVMQTIQQVSPIVKGIGSFVKGMK; encoded by the coding sequence ATGAATGAAAAGGTGGAACTGATTGTGTACACTTACACTTATCCTTATAATTCTTATTACCCTTACTGTCAGCCAGATAGCCGTACCAATACATCCCCTCCCTATTATAATCATTACAACCCTTATGGTAATTTTGCATCGCCACCTAATGCCATGTGGAATCAGGGGATGTACGCTTACAACAATCCTTACACGTATGGTTATGGACAACAGGGATACAATGAAGGTGAGCCTGCAGCGGCATCGAAGAGCAGTGTTGTTTCTTATTTTCAAGATGAACAAGGACAGTTGGACTTTGATAAAATGATGTCTACCACAGGTCAGGTTATGCAAACAATTCAGCAGGTTTCCCCAATTGTTAAAGGGATAGGGTCTTTCGTAAAAGGAATGAAATGA
- a CDS encoding DegV family protein, which yields MSIQLIIDGGADLPQAMVEQHNLKVVPLNLHFDEDHYKTGLTIDLPTFYEKLKEATTLPSTSSPSPNEFYDKYKEVDKDTPIIVLALTQGLSGTYESAVIGKKMLLEEEPNRSIAVLNTKTASCGIALLVHEATAMSANGIKFKEVVAHMEKKIEQTTTLFILKTLENVIKGGRLDKVKGTIAKTLNIKLLMKATEQGKIEVTEKVRGNKKSLRRFIEQIGEYSHQFEDKVIAISHSNDEERGKSVLQSIRDRYNFKDSIFTEMGPIISTHAGEGGIVIAFFKND from the coding sequence ATGTCGATTCAACTAATTATTGATGGAGGGGCCGATTTACCTCAAGCCATGGTTGAACAACATAACTTGAAAGTAGTCCCTTTAAACCTTCATTTTGATGAAGACCACTATAAAACAGGGTTGACGATCGATTTGCCAACATTTTACGAAAAACTGAAAGAAGCTACTACGCTTCCTAGCACCTCTTCTCCCAGTCCTAACGAATTTTACGATAAGTATAAGGAAGTAGATAAGGATACGCCTATTATTGTTCTGGCACTTACTCAAGGATTGAGCGGCACATACGAGAGTGCCGTGATAGGGAAAAAAATGCTGCTTGAAGAAGAGCCTAACCGTTCCATAGCTGTATTAAATACAAAAACGGCTTCTTGCGGAATTGCCCTCCTGGTCCATGAAGCCACTGCGATGTCAGCAAACGGCATTAAGTTCAAAGAGGTCGTCGCTCATATGGAGAAGAAAATCGAGCAAACCACTACCCTCTTCATCTTAAAAACGCTGGAAAATGTCATTAAGGGCGGTCGTCTTGATAAGGTAAAAGGTACTATTGCAAAAACCCTTAATATAAAGCTGCTTATGAAAGCTACTGAGCAAGGGAAAATCGAGGTGACCGAAAAGGTACGGGGGAACAAGAAATCCCTCCGCCGCTTCATCGAACAAATCGGAGAATATTCCCATCAATTTGAAGACAAAGTGATCGCAATTTCTCATAGTAATGATGAAGAACGCGGCAAGTCAGTTCTTCAAAGCATCAGGGACCGTTATAACTTCAAAGACTCCATTTTCACAGAGATGGGACCGATTATTTCAACCCATGCAGGAGAAGGTGGCATCGTTATTGCATTTTTTAAAAATGACTAA